In one Cloacibacillus porcorum genomic region, the following are encoded:
- a CDS encoding TRAP transporter small permease gives MLAPWEKKFCGFMYSVQSIFIVGCILACVGIMCVQIVLRYVFHAPLMGVEELLYFPTIWLYLLGGANASLERSHIACGVINVYVKSERTMKILNLFQALVVIGVGTWLLYWAVWYLSYALKVNKVGTIIHYPLVINDASLVVGIFLMIVYAVFEFKEYLCEIFSKKVN, from the coding sequence ATGTTGGCGCCCTGGGAAAAGAAGTTTTGTGGCTTTATGTACTCGGTCCAAAGCATTTTCATCGTCGGATGTATTTTAGCCTGCGTTGGAATTATGTGCGTGCAGATCGTACTTCGTTACGTATTTCATGCGCCGCTTATGGGAGTGGAAGAACTTTTGTACTTTCCGACTATATGGCTGTATTTACTTGGCGGTGCAAATGCGTCGCTTGAGCGGTCTCATATAGCGTGCGGCGTAATTAACGTATATGTTAAGAGTGAACGCACGATGAAAATTTTAAATCTGTTTCAGGCTTTGGTCGTGATCGGTGTCGGAACATGGCTACTTTATTGGGCTGTTTGGTATCTTAGCTATGCTTTGAAAGTTAATAAAGTCGGAACAATTATTCACTACCCGCTGGTTATTAATGACGCCTCTCTTGTTGTTGGTATTTTCTTAATGATTGTTTACGCAGTCTTTGAGTTTAAGGAGTATCTCTGCGAAATCTTCTCCAAAAAAGTAAACTAG
- a CDS encoding IS110 family transposase has protein sequence MVLIYVGIDVAKDKHDCCILGDSGTCLRESFSFSNDKEGFSKLIAAISAVSGKSADSSQIRTGLEATGHYSANLVAFLRSSGFQPVVFNPLRVKLYRQAISLRRTKTDKADAKCIAGILMSEVSSPVTVSYQIQELKSLTRHRHRLVAICSRSKVSMSRMVDLLFPELPSLGLRTGQASTLALMAELPGADMIAACRIDRLTNILRYASKGRYGREKAEAIKSMAKNSIARTSKALSLELSQVIEQIRFFKRQIAFLDRQIAAMVAEINTPLLTIPGIGFRTAAVILAEIGDIRRFKKPDQLQAFAGLDPSTYQSGKFNAANTPMVKHGSTYLRWSLMQAARLCSIHCRDFRNYMEHKIAQGKHYFVALGHLSKKLIRVIFHMLYTNEVFVSMAA, from the coding sequence ATGGTCTTGATTTATGTTGGTATTGATGTTGCCAAGGATAAGCATGACTGCTGCATTCTTGGCGATTCTGGCACGTGTCTGCGGGAGTCTTTCTCCTTTTCGAACGACAAGGAAGGTTTTTCAAAGCTCATTGCCGCCATTTCGGCTGTTTCCGGAAAGAGCGCAGACTCTTCTCAGATAAGGACAGGACTTGAAGCTACCGGACATTACAGCGCAAACCTTGTGGCTTTCCTCCGTTCCAGCGGATTTCAACCCGTGGTGTTCAACCCTTTGCGCGTGAAGCTTTATCGACAGGCAATTTCACTGCGCAGAACAAAAACAGACAAGGCCGACGCAAAATGTATCGCGGGGATACTGATGTCAGAAGTCTCAAGTCCTGTCACTGTATCTTACCAGATTCAGGAGCTAAAGTCTCTTACACGCCACAGGCACAGGCTAGTTGCCATTTGCAGCAGATCAAAGGTTTCCATGTCCAGAATGGTCGACTTGCTTTTTCCAGAACTGCCCTCTTTAGGGCTCAGAACGGGGCAGGCGTCTACACTGGCGCTTATGGCAGAACTGCCGGGGGCGGATATGATTGCCGCGTGTCGCATCGACCGGCTGACAAATATCCTGCGTTACGCATCAAAGGGCAGGTATGGGAGAGAAAAGGCTGAGGCAATAAAATCAATGGCGAAGAATTCTATTGCCAGAACAAGCAAGGCTCTTTCTTTAGAACTCTCTCAGGTCATTGAGCAGATACGTTTCTTTAAACGACAGATCGCGTTTTTGGACAGACAGATCGCGGCTATGGTCGCTGAAATAAATACGCCGCTGCTGACGATTCCTGGTATTGGCTTTCGTACCGCCGCCGTCATACTTGCGGAGATAGGCGATATACGACGCTTCAAAAAACCTGACCAGCTTCAGGCCTTCGCTGGACTTGACCCGTCCACATATCAATCCGGCAAGTTCAACGCGGCGAACACGCCTATGGTCAAACACGGTTCGACATATCTGCGCTGGTCTCTGATGCAGGCGGCAAGGCTCTGTTCTATCCACTGCCGTGACTTTCGAAACTATATGGAGCACAAGATTGCCCAGGGAAAACATTACTTTGTCGCTTTGGGACATCTTTCAAAAAAACTCATACGCGTTATATTCCACATGCTTTATACAAACGAGGTATTCGTTTCAATGGCTGCCTGA
- a CDS encoding HAL/PAL/TAL family ammonia-lyase, with protein MELLRISRDPKKMRTVVMDDDDFTIEEVVAVARYHAKVEFSPAFIERVNKSRAIIDRFVEEDRPVYGVTTGFGDNVTKRVTPEDAALLQLNIARSHAVSMGEPLKEEQVRAIQIAQINNSGRGVSGVSIQLLEHIRDLLNHNVTPYVPGEGVVGALSTEGQTTLPLIGEGKAYYDGKLMSGAEALKAAGLTPYVLKSKEGLSLLNGTPGATGLACLATYDAVSATKASEVIAAFSYETNKGNIKHLDPRLHSVKNHSEQQESADNILRLLEGSEISKKYEGYRMQDVYSLRCAAQMIGGTKRAIKEAYIAVTEELNSCSDNPIIYPTTDGDGVALMGGNFDRAYLCIHMDALCIAMTHLGKLIERRTDRLTNRHFSDYPPFLVKNPGLNSGFMIIQYTSAGLVAEMKVLSHPVSVDSIPTSANQEDPVSFGFYASRKACEVAKKLEYLNGIELMTQVQAMDFMEEGDLKHSPVIQAIYDLVRSKVPTVEEDRHFYPDIVSVCGMLTSGEVLACAEELVGELKF; from the coding sequence GTGGAATTATTGCGTATCTCCCGTGACCCCAAAAAAATGAGAACAGTTGTAATGGATGATGATGATTTTACGATTGAAGAGGTCGTAGCGGTCGCTAGATATCATGCTAAAGTTGAATTCTCTCCCGCTTTCATTGAGCGAGTCAACAAGTCTCGGGCTATTATTGATCGTTTCGTTGAAGAGGACCGTCCTGTATATGGAGTAACGACAGGATTTGGTGACAATGTTACAAAACGTGTAACTCCGGAAGACGCAGCTTTACTGCAGCTTAATATTGCACGATCCCATGCCGTATCAATGGGCGAACCACTAAAAGAAGAACAGGTTCGCGCTATTCAGATAGCACAAATTAACAATAGTGGCAGGGGTGTTTCTGGAGTATCAATTCAGTTGCTTGAACATATACGCGATCTCCTAAACCATAATGTTACGCCGTATGTACCGGGAGAGGGAGTTGTCGGAGCTCTTTCTACAGAAGGTCAGACCACCCTTCCTCTCATCGGCGAGGGAAAAGCTTATTATGACGGGAAATTGATGAGCGGAGCGGAAGCTTTAAAAGCGGCGGGGTTGACGCCTTATGTCTTAAAATCAAAAGAAGGGCTTTCTCTTTTGAATGGAACACCGGGTGCAACGGGGTTAGCCTGTCTTGCCACATATGATGCAGTAAGTGCGACTAAAGCTTCTGAAGTTATCGCGGCGTTTTCTTATGAGACAAATAAGGGAAATATTAAGCATTTAGATCCAAGGTTACACAGTGTAAAAAATCATTCGGAACAGCAAGAGAGTGCGGATAATATTTTGCGTCTGCTGGAAGGCAGTGAAATTTCAAAGAAATACGAAGGTTACCGCATGCAGGATGTTTATTCATTACGCTGCGCTGCACAAATGATCGGCGGAACAAAACGGGCAATTAAAGAAGCCTATATTGCAGTCACGGAAGAGCTGAACTCTTGCTCTGACAATCCTATTATCTATCCAACTACCGATGGAGATGGCGTGGCCCTTATGGGAGGTAATTTTGACCGTGCTTATCTCTGTATACATATGGATGCTCTTTGTATTGCTATGACTCATTTGGGAAAATTAATAGAGCGTCGCACGGATCGTTTAACGAATCGGCATTTCAGTGATTATCCGCCTTTTCTAGTAAAAAATCCCGGCCTGAATAGTGGGTTTATGATTATACAATATACATCTGCAGGCCTAGTAGCAGAAATGAAAGTTCTTTCACATCCAGTTTCAGTAGACTCCATTCCAACTTCGGCCAACCAAGAAGATCCCGTCTCCTTTGGGTTTTACGCAAGTCGCAAAGCATGCGAGGTTGCAAAGAAGTTGGAGTATCTAAACGGCATTGAATTAATGACGCAGGTTCAAGCCATGGATTTTATGGAGGAGGGAGATTTAAAACACTCTCCCGTTATTCAGGCGATATATGATTTGGTACGTTCGAAAGTTCCAACAGTTGAAGAAGACCGTCACTTTTATCCCGATATTGTCTCTGTGTGCGGAATGTTAACATCGGGTGAAGTGTTGGCTTGCGCAGAGGAACTAGTCGGAGAGTTAAAATTTTAG
- a CDS encoding FadR/GntR family transcriptional regulator, protein MPMIKPASKLMLYENVWQQLLTMIKSGTWKPGEKIPGEIALAKEFQVSRNCIRESLRALVLADVLEVKSGNGTFVTANALQQIANHELIEHIHKSATISELIEVRIFLESQIIDMVVERATKEELDQVAEVVNQEINLDWEHRDEILKIGELFHKALAQICGNSLMIKLFDSIKTEVDDQRDEYKNILEDKWKEFTTEHKKILDAIYKRDASLAKRLLVKHILDKVPSSE, encoded by the coding sequence ATGCCAATGATAAAACCTGCCAGTAAACTTATGCTGTATGAAAATGTTTGGCAGCAATTATTAACAATGATAAAGAGCGGCACTTGGAAACCCGGAGAGAAAATACCTGGTGAGATTGCCCTTGCCAAGGAATTTCAGGTAAGTAGAAATTGTATACGCGAATCACTAAGAGCACTGGTCTTAGCCGATGTTCTTGAAGTGAAGTCCGGTAACGGTACATTTGTCACCGCTAATGCCCTACAGCAGATAGCAAATCACGAGCTCATCGAACATATACATAAAAGTGCCACAATCTCTGAATTGATCGAAGTGCGTATTTTCCTGGAATCACAAATTATCGACATGGTTGTCGAAAGAGCAACAAAGGAGGAATTAGATCAAGTCGCGGAAGTTGTGAATCAGGAAATAAATCTTGATTGGGAGCATCGAGACGAAATTTTAAAAATTGGAGAACTTTTCCATAAGGCTCTTGCCCAAATTTGCGGTAATAGCCTGATGATTAAACTTTTTGATTCAATAAAGACAGAGGTAGATGATCAGAGGGATGAATATAAAAATATTTTAGAAGATAAATGGAAAGAATTTACTACGGAGCATAAAAAGATCTTAGATGCCATCTACAAGCGAGATGCCTCATTAGCCAAACGGCTTTTGGTAAAACACATTTTGGACAAAGTGCCGTCTTCTGAATAA
- the hydG gene encoding [FeFe] hydrogenase H-cluster radical SAM maturase HydG: MYSKTEFQDSSFIDDAEILSSLAEAKETAKDAGAVRAILDKARSCNGLTHREAAVLLEIDDPQLEHELYALAKEIKERIYGRRIVLFAPLYVANHCINGCVYCGFHAGNNAMCRKKLTMEEIDQEADAILALGHKRIAMEAGEDPVNIPLDYIIECMKRVYAYKNSRGDSIRRINVNIAATTVEEYRRLKAAEIGTFILFQETFHRPTYAKMHPKGPKSNYDWHTTALHRAQEGGIDDVGTGVLYGLYDYKYETVAQLLYAESLEKMCGVGPHTISVPRMREAEGVDMEKFPYLPTDEQFLRIIAVIRVATPYTGMILSTRETPETRRRALDLGISQVSAGSCTGIGGYHKEIGQPEQPDTAQFKVSDERTPDEVLTWLCEDGYIPSYCTACYRQGRTGDRFMSLAKSGQIRNICQPNALLTFKEYLIGYGSDHLKELGEKVIAGEVEKIPSDKIKTLTKERLQKLEEGAQDLYF, from the coding sequence ATGTACAGCAAAACGGAGTTTCAGGATTCATCTTTCATTGACGACGCTGAGATATTAAGTTCGCTTGCGGAGGCAAAAGAAACCGCAAAGGATGCGGGTGCGGTGCGTGCTATTCTCGATAAGGCGCGCTCCTGCAACGGCCTAACCCACCGTGAGGCGGCGGTGCTGCTGGAGATCGACGACCCGCAGCTCGAACATGAGCTTTACGCGCTTGCGAAGGAGATCAAAGAGCGCATCTACGGCAGGCGCATCGTGCTCTTCGCGCCGCTCTATGTCGCTAACCACTGTATCAACGGCTGCGTTTACTGCGGCTTCCACGCCGGTAATAACGCGATGTGCCGCAAGAAGCTGACGATGGAGGAGATCGATCAGGAGGCCGACGCGATTCTCGCCCTTGGCCATAAGCGCATCGCGATGGAGGCCGGAGAGGACCCTGTAAATATCCCCCTCGATTACATCATCGAGTGCATGAAACGCGTCTACGCCTATAAGAACAGCCGCGGCGACTCGATACGCCGCATCAACGTCAACATAGCGGCGACCACCGTTGAGGAATACCGGCGGCTGAAGGCCGCGGAGATCGGGACCTTCATCCTCTTCCAGGAGACCTTCCACCGTCCCACCTACGCGAAGATGCATCCGAAGGGGCCGAAGAGCAACTACGACTGGCATACGACGGCGCTGCACCGCGCGCAGGAGGGCGGCATAGACGACGTCGGCACAGGCGTGCTCTACGGGCTCTACGACTATAAATACGAGACTGTCGCCCAGCTGCTATACGCGGAGTCGCTGGAAAAGATGTGCGGCGTCGGGCCTCACACTATCTCCGTGCCGCGTATGCGCGAGGCCGAGGGCGTCGATATGGAAAAGTTCCCCTATCTCCCCACCGACGAACAGTTCCTGCGCATCATTGCCGTCATCCGCGTCGCCACCCCTTACACGGGGATGATCCTCTCGACACGCGAAACGCCGGAGACGCGGCGCAGGGCGCTTGACCTCGGTATCTCCCAGGTGAGCGCGGGTTCGTGCACGGGCATCGGCGGCTATCATAAGGAGATCGGCCAACCGGAACAGCCGGACACGGCGCAGTTCAAGGTCTCCGATGAACGCACCCCGGACGAGGTGTTGACCTGGCTCTGCGAGGACGGCTATATCCCCAGCTACTGCACGGCCTGCTACCGCCAAGGGCGCACAGGCGACCGCTTCATGTCCCTCGCGAAGTCGGGACAGATCCGCAACATCTGCCAGCCAAACGCCCTGCTCACCTTCAAGGAATATCTGATCGGATACGGCTCCGACCATTTGAAGGAGCTCGGCGAAAAGGTGATCGCCGGAGAGGTTGAAAAAATACCGAGCGACAAGATAAAGACGCTGACGAAGGAGCGCCTGCAGAAGCTCGAAGAGGGCGCGCAGGACCTGTATTTCTAA
- the metX gene encoding homoserine O-acetyltransferase MetX yields the protein MKEETGSVSLQNITLPSGAFFERLEQVYSRYGEAEADGANVILVCHALTGSHRLAGERRPGEPEPWWGAVVGDGKALDTRKYCVICFNNLASPYGSTSPLFENPADGRRWAMRFPILSPRDTAFAQREALLALGIERLYAVIGGSLGGMIGLEYAVSFPEEVPRCALIAAPDRLYPQAIAFNAVQRQSIKSDPLWADGDYEGAGPVNGLAAARMLAMITYKSEQSFSHRYMREMAQGSTRDWDGQFQVESYLHYHGEEIVKRFDANCYLYLTKMMDLHDIGAGRGGLDEGWKRFAGRRLLGLGISSDMLFPNWQVEEAVRAAAKNGVAAYYEEIESENGHDAFLIDFDQVDDYLRSFLQ from the coding sequence ATGAAAGAGGAGACAGGCTCCGTCTCGCTGCAAAACATAACGCTGCCCTCCGGCGCCTTCTTTGAGAGGCTGGAGCAGGTCTACAGCCGCTACGGCGAGGCGGAGGCGGACGGCGCGAACGTCATTCTCGTCTGTCACGCTCTGACCGGCAGCCACCGGCTCGCGGGCGAGAGACGCCCCGGCGAGCCCGAGCCCTGGTGGGGCGCCGTCGTCGGCGACGGCAAGGCGCTGGATACGCGCAAATACTGCGTCATTTGTTTCAATAACCTCGCAAGCCCCTACGGCAGCACCTCGCCGCTCTTTGAAAATCCCGCGGACGGCAGACGCTGGGCGATGAGATTTCCTATCCTTTCGCCGCGCGACACTGCTTTCGCGCAGAGGGAGGCGCTGCTCGCGCTGGGGATAGAGCGGCTGTACGCCGTCATCGGCGGCTCGCTCGGCGGCATGATCGGTCTGGAATATGCTGTCTCCTTCCCCGAAGAGGTGCCGCGCTGCGCGCTGATCGCCGCGCCCGACCGCCTCTATCCGCAGGCGATCGCCTTCAACGCCGTGCAGCGGCAGAGCATAAAAAGCGATCCCCTCTGGGCGGACGGCGACTACGAGGGCGCGGGGCCGGTGAACGGCCTCGCAGCGGCGCGGATGCTCGCAATGATAACCTACAAGAGCGAGCAGTCCTTTTCCCACCGCTACATGCGCGAAATGGCGCAGGGCTCCACGCGCGACTGGGACGGACAGTTCCAGGTCGAAAGCTACCTCCATTACCACGGTGAAGAGATCGTCAAGCGTTTCGACGCCAACTGCTATCTTTATTTGACAAAGATGATGGACCTGCATGATATCGGCGCGGGGCGCGGCGGCCTCGACGAGGGCTGGAAACGTTTTGCGGGGCGCAGACTGCTCGGCCTCGGCATTTCAAGCGACATGCTGTTTCCCAACTGGCAGGTGGAGGAGGCGGTGCGCGCCGCCGCAAAAAACGGCGTCGCCGCCTATTACGAAGAGATAGAGAGCGAGAACGGCCACGACGCCTTCCTGATCGACTTTGACCAGGTCGACGACTATCTGCGGTCGTTTTTACAATAG
- a CDS encoding O-acetylhomoserine aminocarboxypropyltransferase/cysteine synthase family protein has product MDDNKKRGFMTKALHSGWSCDSATGAAGLPIYASSAFQFHDSAHAAGLFNLEEDGFIYSRLANPTVQAFEAGLNALEGGVGTLATSSGQAAFAHLITALCSSGTNLVVSRKVYGGTLTLLQNIFSRFGVETILVDSDHPCQVEQAVNDETRGIITEIIGNPMMNVAPLEALSRIARRQGVPLIIDNTFATPALCRPIEWGAHVVVYSTTKYISGNGNLIGGAVVDGGNFDWAAYPDKFPELAKPDRAYHDIVFTERFGKAALAAKLHAAILRDLGGCPSAFDAYLLHLSLGTLGLRMERHSANGLAVARFLEAHPMVEWVSYPGLASHPQNDMAKVYLKDGCGGMIAFGVKGGVEAGRKLVDSLSLIGHMANLGESRTLIIHPASTTHSQLTTAQRAAAGLSDGLLRLSVGIENVEDIIADLEKGLEAAGK; this is encoded by the coding sequence ATGGATGATAATAAAAAACGCGGTTTTATGACTAAGGCGCTCCACTCGGGCTGGAGCTGCGATTCAGCGACGGGAGCGGCGGGGCTGCCGATCTATGCCTCCTCTGCCTTCCAGTTCCACGACAGCGCCCATGCCGCGGGGCTCTTCAACCTTGAAGAGGATGGTTTTATCTACTCGCGGCTGGCCAATCCGACCGTTCAGGCCTTTGAGGCGGGACTGAACGCTCTCGAGGGCGGCGTGGGGACGCTGGCTACCTCCTCGGGGCAGGCGGCCTTCGCCCATCTTATCACGGCGCTCTGCTCATCCGGCACGAATCTGGTCGTCTCGCGCAAGGTCTACGGCGGAACGCTGACGCTGCTGCAAAATATCTTCTCGCGCTTCGGCGTGGAGACGATCCTCGTCGACAGCGACCACCCCTGTCAGGTGGAACAGGCGGTCAATGACGAGACTCGCGGCATCATCACCGAGATCATCGGCAACCCGATGATGAATGTCGCGCCGCTGGAGGCGCTTTCGCGCATCGCGCGCCGTCAGGGAGTGCCGCTCATCATCGACAACACCTTCGCGACGCCCGCGCTCTGCCGTCCCATCGAATGGGGGGCGCACGTCGTAGTATATTCGACGACGAAATATATCTCGGGCAACGGCAACCTCATCGGCGGCGCCGTCGTTGACGGAGGCAACTTTGACTGGGCCGCCTATCCCGACAAATTCCCCGAACTTGCGAAGCCAGACAGGGCCTATCATGACATTGTATTTACCGAGCGTTTCGGCAAGGCTGCGCTTGCCGCGAAGCTCCACGCCGCGATCCTGCGCGACCTTGGCGGCTGTCCCTCGGCCTTTGACGCCTATCTGCTGCACCTCTCGCTCGGCACGCTCGGCCTGCGTATGGAGCGTCACAGCGCGAACGGCCTTGCGGTGGCCCGTTTCCTCGAGGCTCATCCGATGGTTGAGTGGGTCAGCTATCCGGGGCTTGCCAGCCACCCGCAGAACGACATGGCGAAGGTCTACCTCAAAGATGGCTGCGGCGGCATGATCGCCTTCGGCGTCAAGGGGGGCGTGGAGGCGGGGCGCAAGCTCGTCGACAGCCTCTCTCTCATTGGCCACATGGCGAACCTCGGCGAGTCGCGCACGCTGATAATCCACCCCGCCAGTACGACGCACAGCCAGCTGACGACGGCCCAGCGCGCGGCGGCTGGACTCTCGGACGGCCTGCTGCGCCTCTCAGTCGGTATAGAAAATGTGGAAGACATCATCGCGGACCTTGAAAAGGGTCTTGAGGCGGCGGGAAAATAA
- a CDS encoding OFA family MFS transporter: MKDSTNTNRWAILFFGMICMLIMGVCYTYSLFQPYVMKHFSVDSPSASLPFTIFIAVFCVGNFVGGRMQQKTTVKLTLVVGYILMVLGWLLTAILPSDMFWAMFITFGGLFGIGDGIVYNVIVSLMPKWFVDRKGLASGLTLAMLGLSATVFSPIVSQWLKNYGFSKSFMAVAMVYAAVGIFGTLTMKNPPKDYMSDYTGTGAIVTTKKQYEVSEVFHVKEFWTLMGLYFCAVPAYLLLSAIFVSYGADRGLTAAMATLGVSAASLCQVGGRFVIPTVSDKIGRKSAFAVSFLITALGVAMLTISTGNLYVLCFCLLSFSYGGTQACFAPIAADRFGTKNVGTILSLTMIGFGLGSIGASLMAKVVGTSTAFICAGVVSLIGIGLVCTLPSPKKAREQGV, from the coding sequence GTGAAAGACAGCACTAATACAAACAGATGGGCCATTTTATTCTTCGGCATGATCTGCATGCTGATCATGGGCGTATGTTATACATACAGCCTCTTTCAGCCATACGTGATGAAACATTTCAGCGTGGATTCACCCAGCGCGAGCCTTCCGTTCACAATCTTCATTGCCGTATTCTGTGTCGGCAACTTCGTTGGCGGGCGTATGCAGCAGAAAACCACCGTCAAGCTGACCCTCGTCGTCGGCTATATTCTCATGGTCCTTGGCTGGCTGCTCACCGCCATCCTTCCCTCGGACATGTTCTGGGCGATGTTCATCACCTTTGGCGGTCTCTTTGGCATCGGCGACGGCATCGTCTACAATGTCATCGTCTCTCTGATGCCCAAGTGGTTTGTGGACAGAAAGGGGCTGGCCTCGGGACTGACGCTGGCGATGCTGGGACTTTCGGCCACAGTATTCAGCCCAATCGTGAGTCAGTGGCTGAAAAATTACGGCTTTTCAAAATCCTTTATGGCGGTGGCGATGGTATATGCCGCGGTGGGAATCTTCGGCACCCTGACGATGAAAAATCCGCCCAAAGACTATATGTCCGATTACACGGGGACGGGAGCCATCGTTACCACGAAGAAGCAGTATGAGGTAAGCGAAGTCTTCCACGTAAAGGAATTCTGGACGCTGATGGGACTCTATTTCTGCGCCGTCCCGGCGTATCTGCTGCTGAGCGCGATATTCGTCAGCTACGGCGCGGACAGAGGGCTGACTGCCGCAATGGCTACACTCGGCGTAAGCGCGGCGTCGCTCTGTCAGGTTGGAGGGCGCTTCGTGATCCCCACGGTCAGCGACAAGATCGGCCGCAAGTCCGCCTTCGCCGTCAGCTTCCTGATCACGGCGCTCGGAGTCGCAATGCTGACGATCTCAACCGGCAATCTGTATGTGCTCTGTTTCTGCCTCCTCAGCTTTTCATACGGCGGTACGCAGGCCTGCTTCGCTCCGATCGCCGCTGACAGATTCGGTACTAAGAATGTCGGCACGATACTCTCACTGACGATGATAGGCTTTGGCCTGGGCTCTATCGGAGCCTCTTTGATGGCAAAGGTCGTCGGTACTTCCACGGCCTTCATCTGCGCGGGCGTCGTTTCGCTGATCGGCATCGGACTCGTATGCACACTCCCCAGCCCAAAGAAGGCCAGGGAACAGGGCGTTTAA
- a CDS encoding radical SAM protein translates to MATLEETVYRPPLENESALLEISLGCSYGRCTFCRYSDGNTPLQLLSPEMLCENLEELVAQGEQATRMFLLGGNVLAFKSRYLADIFRLVRRYLPGVTQFSMYARADDVAQKTDEQLEELRRGGLDTLYIGVESGNARILENCRKGETPKEIVAALHRLDRVGLSYGLSSILGLGGREMWRQNALDTAALYNEVNPISIRVMTLTPMAGTPLAVEAATGSFRPLTPRQALEEERLLLEAISKTHAPCLFVGTHVSNSVPVKGMLPRDRDRMIEALSNAIAGADDKDLAQDGAIGW, encoded by the coding sequence ATGGCAACTTTAGAAGAAACAGTTTACCGTCCGCCGCTCGAAAACGAGAGCGCGTTACTGGAAATATCCCTTGGCTGCAGCTACGGAAGATGCACCTTCTGCCGCTACTCCGACGGGAATACGCCGCTGCAGCTCCTATCGCCGGAGATGCTCTGCGAGAATCTCGAAGAGCTCGTTGCCCAGGGAGAGCAGGCTACACGAATGTTTCTTCTGGGCGGCAACGTCCTGGCCTTCAAAAGCCGCTATCTGGCGGATATATTCCGTCTGGTCCGCCGTTACCTTCCAGGCGTTACGCAGTTCTCAATGTACGCCAGGGCAGACGACGTTGCACAGAAGACCGATGAACAGTTGGAAGAGCTGCGGCGTGGTGGGTTAGATACACTCTATATCGGCGTAGAATCCGGAAACGCGCGGATTCTTGAAAATTGCCGTAAAGGCGAAACACCGAAGGAGATTGTCGCGGCACTCCACCGGCTCGACAGGGTAGGACTCAGCTATGGGCTCAGTTCCATTCTCGGGCTTGGAGGCAGGGAGATGTGGCGGCAGAACGCGTTGGATACGGCTGCTCTGTATAATGAAGTCAATCCAATATCCATTAGGGTAATGACGCTGACTCCTATGGCGGGCACGCCGCTTGCGGTCGAAGCCGCCACCGGCAGTTTCCGGCCGCTGACGCCGCGGCAGGCGCTTGAGGAAGAACGGCTGCTGCTTGAGGCAATCTCTAAAACGCATGCTCCCTGCCTGTTTGTCGGCACACACGTTTCAAACTCCGTCCCTGTAAAGGGAATGCTGCCGCGGGATCGTGACAGGATGATAGAGGCGCTCTCAAACGCCATCGCCGGAGCGGACGACAAAGATCTTGCACAAGACGGAGCCATAGGGTGGTAA